In the Deinococcus ficus genome, one interval contains:
- a CDS encoding Asp23/Gls24 family envelope stress response protein, which translates to MSGSIQITEAALASLIGLTAHEIPGVVGMAPASIKEGLSRVLGRANVSEGVVIGKDGGKFTADLYIVAAYGVSIPTVARNIVERVEHVCRTQASIELAATRVHAVGVQRV; encoded by the coding sequence GTGAGTGGCTCCATTCAAATAACGGAGGCGGCCCTCGCGTCGCTGATCGGGCTGACCGCCCACGAGATCCCCGGGGTGGTGGGCATGGCGCCCGCCAGCATCAAGGAGGGCCTCAGCCGCGTGCTGGGCCGCGCGAACGTGAGCGAAGGCGTGGTGATCGGCAAGGACGGCGGGAAGTTCACGGCCGACCTGTACATCGTCGCGGCGTACGGCGTGAGCATCCCCACCGTGGCCCGCAACATCGTGGAGCGGGTCGAGCACGTCTGCCGCACGCAGGCGAGCATCGAACTGGCCGCCACCCGCGTGCATGCCGTGGGGGTTCAGCGTGTCTGA
- a CDS encoding ATP-binding protein: protein MTLQTLGGLHFHTFRRVKPLLLAAYLAVEGPTARRALAELLWPQARQPDSSLRVALHALREAAGAAVHGDDPLAWTGPCDALTLLSARGLAALHAYPGPFLHGADLSGTLPEFEDWVLAQRERLALHVQLETLRAAAGLDPGAAAHHAELAYRLPGAAAATPDLLRQALALTLPGSALEAELRAELADLTGPDGEQRDGGQVSAGGRLLGRAAEVGRLLAWAADPQAAPAALITGPPGIGKSALGREVLREWHALGRPVTHLSAQGLHHPSEVQEGLAGAQGGPGGWADLRSALAPGTLVLLDGPDDLADLGRWLTAAAAQLPGVCWLVSTRRPRPDAPAALTLHLGGLPCPAPDATEPELHASPAAALFMREAARVRRDLNFSGPDAALLSGIVRRLEGHPLALTLAASWLGREGLADVHARILREAGLGAGADGDRGLLLAARPAWALLGGPEREAALKLSVFADLDPHDAAQLGIPDAALDALLARAFLEAYRPGSDRLRVPAALTPFLRDVGAAHPALIRTAERDHARHYLTLLGGGAPTRPEVAADLGNIVRALHAAISFGEVTPALLNQLMAHHLGRGTAESGTDVFQQLSDALEDAGAPADTQATAAICTMWLAQSAERLLDAQTLAGRFLQGPLADDPGHRMRALNTLAVIRQKQGRTRVAAGLLEQALALAQALNDPGREQMYLMNLLIALVKVGDAARVTELLPRAAPLFGPGAPLQVRVKNLWLNLHVTAPDHAGIVQQAAALLEEARAAHDLDHQAQILVFQGMALLAQGEARRAQAQFQAARQLAEQAESPEWVINALTMETEALYALGRTPQARACAAQAVDRILAQPSFENLVEVLQRVAPDLSARHPEAFGELVAAVCRDERLDHGTARTLVTHQRPGVEAGPPRTEAALLADLRHLLG, encoded by the coding sequence ATGACGTTACAGACGCTGGGCGGACTACACTTCCACACTTTCCGGCGGGTCAAACCGCTGCTGCTCGCCGCGTACCTCGCCGTGGAGGGCCCCACGGCCCGGCGGGCGCTGGCGGAACTGCTGTGGCCGCAGGCGCGGCAGCCGGACAGCAGCCTGCGCGTCGCCCTGCACGCCCTGCGTGAGGCGGCCGGCGCGGCCGTGCACGGCGACGACCCGCTGGCCTGGACCGGCCCCTGCGACGCCCTGACCCTGCTCTCAGCCCGCGGGCTGGCGGCGCTGCACGCCTACCCCGGACCCTTCCTGCACGGCGCGGACCTGAGCGGCACCCTGCCCGAATTCGAGGACTGGGTGCTCGCGCAGCGCGAACGGCTGGCGCTGCACGTGCAGCTCGAAACCCTGCGGGCCGCCGCAGGGCTGGACCCGGGCGCGGCGGCCCACCACGCCGAACTGGCCTACCGCCTGCCGGGCGCGGCGGCCGCCACCCCGGACCTGCTGCGGCAGGCGCTGGCCCTGACCCTGCCCGGCAGCGCCCTGGAAGCCGAACTCCGCGCCGAACTCGCCGACCTGACCGGCCCGGACGGCGAGCAGCGGGACGGCGGCCAGGTGAGCGCCGGGGGCCGGCTGCTGGGGCGCGCGGCCGAGGTGGGCCGGCTGCTGGCCTGGGCGGCCGACCCCCAGGCCGCGCCGGCGGCCCTGATCACCGGCCCGCCCGGCATCGGGAAGTCCGCGCTGGGCCGCGAGGTGCTGCGCGAATGGCACGCCCTGGGCCGCCCGGTCACGCACCTGAGTGCGCAGGGCCTGCACCACCCCAGCGAGGTGCAGGAGGGCCTCGCCGGAGCGCAGGGCGGACCGGGAGGCTGGGCGGACCTGCGCTCCGCGCTGGCGCCGGGCACGCTGGTGCTGCTGGACGGCCCGGACGACCTCGCGGACCTGGGCCGCTGGCTCACGGCCGCCGCGGCGCAGCTGCCCGGAGTCTGCTGGCTGGTCAGCACCCGCCGGCCCCGCCCGGACGCCCCCGCAGCCCTCACGCTGCATCTGGGCGGCCTGCCGTGCCCTGCGCCGGACGCCACCGAACCGGAACTGCACGCCAGTCCCGCCGCGGCGCTGTTCATGCGCGAGGCCGCCCGCGTGCGCCGCGACCTGAACTTCAGCGGGCCGGACGCCGCGCTGCTCTCCGGAATCGTCCGGCGCCTGGAAGGCCACCCGCTGGCGCTGACGCTGGCCGCGTCCTGGCTGGGCCGCGAGGGCCTCGCGGACGTGCACGCCCGCATCCTGCGCGAGGCGGGCCTGGGCGCCGGGGCCGACGGGGACCGGGGGCTGCTGCTGGCCGCCCGGCCCGCCTGGGCGCTGCTGGGTGGCCCCGAGCGTGAGGCCGCCCTGAAACTCAGCGTCTTCGCGGACCTCGATCCGCACGACGCGGCGCAGCTCGGCATTCCGGACGCGGCACTGGACGCCCTGCTGGCCCGCGCGTTCCTGGAGGCCTACCGCCCGGGCAGCGACCGCCTGCGCGTCCCGGCCGCCCTCACGCCTTTCCTGCGCGACGTGGGCGCCGCACACCCGGCCCTGATCCGGACGGCCGAACGCGACCATGCCCGCCACTACCTGACCCTGCTGGGTGGGGGCGCGCCCACCCGCCCGGAGGTCGCGGCGGACCTCGGGAACATCGTGCGGGCCCTGCACGCCGCCATCTCATTTGGCGAGGTCACGCCCGCCCTCCTGAATCAGCTGATGGCCCACCACCTGGGGCGCGGCACCGCCGAGAGCGGCACGGACGTCTTCCAGCAGCTGTCCGACGCGCTGGAGGACGCCGGCGCGCCCGCCGACACGCAGGCCACCGCGGCCATCTGCACCATGTGGCTCGCGCAGAGCGCCGAGCGGCTCCTGGACGCCCAGACGCTCGCCGGCCGCTTCCTGCAGGGCCCGCTGGCCGACGACCCCGGCCACCGCATGCGCGCCCTGAACACCCTGGCCGTGATCCGGCAGAAGCAGGGCCGCACGCGGGTCGCTGCGGGCCTGCTGGAGCAGGCGCTGGCCCTCGCGCAGGCCCTGAACGACCCCGGCCGGGAGCAGATGTACCTGATGAACCTGCTGATCGCGCTGGTGAAGGTCGGTGATGCGGCCCGCGTCACGGAACTTCTGCCGCGCGCCGCGCCGCTGTTCGGGCCCGGCGCCCCCCTGCAGGTGCGCGTGAAGAACCTGTGGCTGAACCTGCACGTCACCGCCCCCGACCACGCCGGGATCGTGCAGCAGGCCGCGGCGCTGCTGGAGGAGGCCCGCGCCGCGCACGACCTGGACCATCAGGCGCAGATCCTGGTGTTCCAGGGCATGGCTCTGCTCGCCCAGGGCGAGGCCCGGCGCGCCCAGGCGCAGTTCCAGGCGGCGCGGCAGCTTGCCGAACAGGCCGAGAGCCCGGAATGGGTCATCAATGCGCTTACCATGGAAACCGAGGCGCTGTACGCCCTGGGCCGCACCCCGCAGGCGCGGGCCTGCGCGGCGCAGGCCGTGGACCGGATCCTCGCGCAGCCCAGCTTCGAGAATCTGGTGGAGGTTCTCCAGCGGGTCGCGCCCGACCTGAGCGCGCGGCACCCGGAGGCTTTCGGGGAACTCGTGGCGGCCGTCTGCCGGGACGAGCGGCTGGACCACGGCACTGCCCGGACCCTGGTGACTCACCAGCGCCCGGGGGTGGAGGCAGGGCCGCCCCGGACGGAAGCGGCCCTGCTCGCCGACCTGCGGCACCTGCTGGGCTGA
- a CDS encoding C39 family peptidase → MRAARSLALSLLLPLSTASAAPAKPATTGYALEGMPLIRQTYNACGPASITQVLGYFGLKVNMADVSRHTRPSDTAYMTAQAIVNFAPLVGMQARLYSGGTLDTVRAAMKNGLPLIALQSHITDTGKVIPHWRVIAGYNDATQQVYLMDPLLGHVAISYTDFQYVWKDHRGQFAVLYPPRLAATVKNVIG, encoded by the coding sequence GTGCGCGCCGCCCGTTCCCTTGCCCTCAGCCTGCTGCTGCCCCTGAGCACCGCCAGCGCCGCCCCTGCCAAGCCTGCCACGACCGGCTACGCTCTGGAGGGCATGCCGCTGATCCGCCAGACGTACAACGCCTGCGGACCCGCCAGCATCACCCAGGTTCTCGGGTACTTCGGCCTGAAGGTGAACATGGCCGACGTCAGCCGCCACACCCGCCCCAGCGATACCGCCTACATGACCGCCCAGGCCATCGTGAACTTCGCCCCGCTGGTCGGCATGCAGGCCCGCCTGTACAGCGGCGGCACCCTGGATACCGTCCGCGCCGCCATGAAAAACGGCCTCCCCCTCATCGCCCTGCAAAGCCACATCACCGACACCGGCAAGGTGATCCCCCACTGGCGCGTCATCGCCGGCTACAACGACGCCACACAGCAGGTCTACCTGATGGACCCCCTCCTCGGACACGTCGCCATCAGTTACACCGACTTCCAGTACGTCTGGAAAGACCACCGCGGCCAGTTCGCCGTCCTGTACCCCCCCCGCCTCGCCGCCACCGTGAAGAACGTCATCGGATAA
- a CDS encoding FKBP-type peptidyl-prolyl cis-trans isomerase, which translates to MTEGLKVEKYEEGTGVQAQAGKMVRVHYTGMLEDGTKFDSSRDRGEPIEFPLGVGYVIAGWDQGIAQLRVGDKARLTIPAELGYGAAGVPGAIPGGATLIFDVELVDVR; encoded by the coding sequence ATGACGGAAGGTCTGAAGGTCGAGAAGTACGAGGAAGGCACCGGAGTGCAGGCGCAGGCGGGCAAGATGGTGCGGGTGCACTACACCGGCATGCTGGAGGACGGCACGAAGTTCGACTCCAGCCGGGACCGCGGCGAGCCGATCGAGTTCCCGCTGGGCGTGGGGTACGTGATCGCGGGTTGGGACCAGGGCATCGCGCAGCTGCGGGTGGGCGACAAGGCCCGCCTGACCATCCCGGCGGAGCTGGGCTACGGCGCGGCGGGCGTGCCCGGGGCGATTCCGGGCGGCGCGACCCTGATCTTCGACGTGGAGCTGGTGGACGTCCGCTGA
- a CDS encoding DAK2 domain-containing protein, which produces MFRYATDWLGVYREQVNALNVYPVPDGDTGTNMHLTMQSVRRELDTADEHSMAAVAKAISYGALLGARGNSGVILSQLLKGFAETIRDAQEIDAALLGRAFEAARKSGYGAVMKPVEGTILTVARGVAEGAAQPADVVELVLENALIRGQDLLDQTPDMLPALKQAGVIDSGGQGYLYIVQGLLAQLRGEALPPAPEITSYAQEQFETEEFGFCTEFLMSDATRPIEEIRELVSPFGDSLLVVGAEGYVKGHIHTNEPDQLLATVGRYGRMLKTKVEDMAEQHTEILGMTGAAARAEEEVAPSGLVAVANGYGLVKLFRSLGARIVSGGQTANPSVQDIVDAVRSVSAEKVVILPNNKNVLMAAEKAMELMEGRAVVIPTRTLGQGIGAALAFNPEASAEDLREGMEAGAQAVTTFEVTRASRTTNITTRGGRTLDIAEGDVIGLMDDELVQAGGTPEDSVLDMLEQGFQGQEIATVFGGPQKTEEDLEALAGRIRKEFPSLEVETHAGGPDLYDYLVTLE; this is translated from the coding sequence ATGTTCCGCTACGCCACCGACTGGCTGGGCGTGTACCGCGAACAGGTGAACGCCCTGAACGTGTACCCGGTGCCGGACGGGGATACCGGCACGAACATGCACCTGACCATGCAGTCGGTGCGCCGCGAACTGGACACCGCCGACGAGCACAGCATGGCGGCCGTGGCCAAGGCCATCAGTTACGGCGCGTTGCTGGGCGCCCGCGGGAACAGCGGCGTGATCCTCTCGCAGCTGCTCAAGGGCTTCGCCGAGACCATCCGCGACGCCCAGGAGATCGACGCGGCGCTGCTGGGCCGGGCCTTCGAGGCCGCCCGCAAGTCCGGATACGGCGCCGTGATGAAACCCGTGGAGGGCACCATCCTGACCGTCGCGCGCGGCGTGGCCGAGGGCGCCGCGCAGCCGGCAGACGTGGTGGAACTCGTGCTGGAAAACGCCCTGATCCGCGGGCAGGACCTGCTGGACCAGACGCCCGACATGCTCCCGGCGCTCAAGCAGGCGGGCGTGATCGACTCGGGCGGGCAGGGCTACCTGTACATCGTGCAGGGCCTGCTCGCGCAGCTGCGCGGCGAGGCGCTGCCGCCCGCGCCGGAAATCACCAGTTACGCCCAGGAACAGTTCGAGACCGAGGAGTTCGGGTTCTGCACCGAGTTCCTGATGAGTGACGCCACCAGACCCATCGAGGAGATCCGCGAACTGGTCAGCCCGTTCGGGGACAGCCTGCTGGTCGTGGGCGCCGAGGGGTACGTCAAGGGCCACATCCACACCAACGAACCCGACCAGCTGCTCGCCACGGTGGGCCGTTACGGCCGGATGCTGAAGACGAAGGTGGAGGACATGGCCGAGCAGCACACCGAGATTCTCGGCATGACCGGCGCCGCCGCCCGCGCCGAGGAGGAAGTCGCGCCGAGCGGGCTGGTGGCCGTGGCGAACGGCTACGGGCTGGTGAAACTGTTCCGCAGCCTGGGCGCGCGCATCGTGTCCGGCGGGCAGACCGCCAACCCCAGCGTGCAGGACATTGTGGACGCCGTCCGGTCGGTGAGCGCCGAGAAGGTCGTGATCCTGCCGAACAACAAGAACGTCCTGATGGCCGCCGAGAAGGCCATGGAACTCATGGAGGGCCGCGCGGTCGTGATTCCCACCCGCACACTCGGGCAGGGCATCGGCGCGGCGCTGGCCTTCAACCCGGAAGCGAGCGCCGAGGACCTGCGTGAAGGCATGGAGGCCGGCGCGCAGGCGGTCACGACCTTCGAGGTCACGCGCGCCAGCCGCACCACCAACATCACCACCAGGGGCGGCCGGACGCTGGACATCGCCGAGGGCGACGTGATCGGCCTGATGGACGACGAGCTCGTGCAGGCCGGCGGCACCCCTGAGGACAGCGTGCTGGACATGCTCGAGCAGGGCTTCCAGGGCCAGGAGATCGCCACGGTGTTCGGCGGCCCGCAGAAGACCGAGGAGGACCTGGAGGCCCTCGCCGGGCGCATCCGCAAGGAGTTCCCGTCCCTGGAAGTGGAGACGCACGCCGGCGGCCCGGACCTCTACGACTACCTCGTGACGCTGGAATAA
- a CDS encoding GGDEF domain-containing protein — translation MSPKARLLVRRRSRPAPAAPTTAEILQALPVPLLWQEGAGQPLCANAAYHARWAALPECAQLEQPGATLIRLPTPDGPLRYARLSAHPAPALLQGLHRCWTAEDVHDFLVDALTGLPTRQAWERERLPCPVSPALHVTLLDLNGFKAVNDTHGHAAGDAALRLLGRLLARACAGRPVQAYRLGGDEFLLAGCGDNGVNLGQLEREFQASARRELGLTGLSFAVGQAAAPQDGQSVSELLRVADARMYRAKHSGRAGTRPLGVRGTLIRLVAGQQAVLKVAPPLWTAARGEAWSF, via the coding sequence ATGAGTCCCAAGGCCCGCCTCCTGGTCCGCCGGCGTTCCCGCCCGGCGCCCGCCGCGCCCACCACCGCCGAGATCCTGCAGGCGCTGCCCGTGCCGCTGCTGTGGCAGGAGGGGGCCGGGCAGCCCCTGTGCGCCAACGCCGCCTACCACGCCCGCTGGGCGGCCCTGCCGGAGTGCGCGCAGCTGGAACAGCCCGGCGCCACCCTGATCCGGCTGCCCACCCCGGACGGCCCGCTCCGCTACGCCCGGCTGAGTGCCCACCCGGCCCCGGCCCTGTTGCAGGGCCTGCACCGCTGCTGGACGGCCGAGGACGTGCACGACTTCCTGGTGGACGCCCTGACCGGCCTGCCCACCCGGCAGGCCTGGGAGCGCGAGCGGCTTCCCTGCCCGGTCTCGCCGGCCCTGCACGTCACGCTGCTGGACCTGAACGGCTTCAAGGCCGTGAACGACACGCACGGCCACGCGGCCGGGGACGCCGCGCTGCGCCTGCTGGGCCGGCTGCTGGCGCGGGCCTGCGCCGGCCGGCCCGTGCAGGCCTACCGGCTGGGCGGCGACGAGTTCCTGCTGGCGGGCTGCGGCGACAACGGCGTGAACCTGGGTCAGCTGGAACGCGAGTTTCAGGCCTCGGCCCGCCGGGAGCTGGGGCTGACCGGCCTGAGCTTCGCGGTGGGGCAGGCGGCCGCGCCGCAGGACGGGCAGAGCGTCTCCGAGCTGCTGCGCGTCGCGGACGCGCGCATGTACCGCGCCAAGCATTCCGGGCGCGCGGGCACCCGGCCGCTGGGCGTGCGGGGCACCCTGATCCGTCTGGTGGCGGGCCAGCAGGCCGTGCTGAAGGTCGCGCCGCCGCTGTGGACAGCGGCCCGCGGGGAAGCGTGGTCCTTCTGA
- a CDS encoding DUF4032 domain-containing protein, whose protein sequence is MFAHDQARQDLQRARRARELRDVLAILRRQPNELIPFDWVRHLSPQGERWLGVRPIDVDQIIGSVDRYREFDRHYLPREKHLDERWIGVREAQLRGKELPPIQVYSVGGRYFVKDGNHRVSIARRQGQKYIDAEVIELGVTIPPDSTDTLKDIIIKGEYARFLKDSRLDAAVPGHLEIVFTTPGRYERVLEHIRTRQYYLDRKPERAGLPPVSWEDAVRSWYERLYLRVVQELAEHDVMRRFPGRTEADLYLWIMDHRYFLTQAAGHDVGTEEATVDFSAHHAPPIYRRLGQRAKLLLRGQLHPAR, encoded by the coding sequence ATGTTCGCCCACGATCAGGCCAGACAGGACCTTCAGCGGGCCCGCCGTGCGCGGGAACTGCGTGACGTCCTGGCCATCCTGCGCCGGCAGCCGAACGAACTGATTCCCTTCGACTGGGTGCGTCACCTCTCCCCGCAGGGCGAACGCTGGCTGGGCGTGCGGCCCATCGACGTGGACCAGATCATCGGATCGGTGGACCGCTACCGCGAGTTCGACCGGCACTACCTCCCACGTGAAAAGCACCTGGACGAACGCTGGATCGGCGTGCGCGAGGCGCAGCTGCGCGGCAAGGAACTCCCGCCGATCCAGGTGTACAGCGTGGGCGGGCGGTACTTCGTCAAGGACGGCAATCACCGCGTGTCCATCGCCCGGCGCCAGGGCCAGAAGTACATCGACGCCGAGGTGATCGAGCTGGGCGTGACCATTCCCCCGGACAGCACGGATACCCTGAAGGACATCATCATCAAGGGCGAGTACGCGCGGTTCCTGAAAGACTCCCGCCTGGATGCGGCGGTGCCCGGGCACCTGGAGATCGTGTTCACCACGCCGGGGCGCTACGAGCGCGTGCTGGAACACATCCGCACCCGGCAGTACTACCTGGACCGCAAACCCGAACGCGCCGGCCTGCCGCCCGTGAGCTGGGAGGACGCCGTGCGCAGCTGGTACGAGCGCCTCTACCTGCGGGTGGTGCAGGAACTCGCCGAGCACGACGTGATGCGCCGCTTCCCGGGCCGCACCGAGGCGGACCTGTACCTGTGGATCATGGACCACCGCTACTTCCTGACGCAGGCCGCCGGGCACGACGTGGGCACCGAGGAAGCCACCGTGGATTTCAGCGCCCATCACGCCCCGCCCATCTACCGGCGGCTGGGGCAGCGGGCGAAGCTGCTGCTGCGCGGCCAGCTGCACCCGGCGCGGTAG
- a CDS encoding peptide chain release factor 3 — translation MTAQNPTPTALAAEIARRRTFAIISHPDAGKTTITEKLLLYGGAIQEAGSVTAKEGRSHTKSDWMSIEQQRGISISSSALTFEYQGRHINLLDTPGHQDFSEDTYRTLTAADSALMVLDAARGVQTQTEKLFAVCRNRGIPILTFVNKMDRPALDPFDLLSQVEDTLKITAVPLTWPIGDGPDFKGVYDLQTGQVLTFDRTSGGKHRAPVHTAGLADPKLAEMVGPDLAAKLREDVELIQGAMPEFDPAAFLTGELTPVFFGSAMNNFGVEHFLSNFVDLAPPPGPVETNLGERDPTTGFAGFIFKLQANMSKQHRDRTAYMRVMSGHFERGMDVTHTRTGRKLRLSQAHTLFAQDREKVEEAYPGDIVGLVNPGVFQIGDVISVDGKLQLPGFPRFTPETFATISLRDVGKRKAFMKGLTQLAEEGVVQVFYPTDGARDPYLGAVGPLQFEVFQARLQEEYGVDVDMHVTSYQLVRWLAGDPTNVARFARHVEDDQGRPVMLFRSKYDLEYTAEQHPEIEFLPLPKDLTRVG, via the coding sequence ATGACTGCCCAGAACCCCACCCCCACCGCCCTCGCGGCCGAGATCGCCCGCCGCCGCACCTTCGCGATCATCTCCCACCCGGACGCCGGGAAGACCACCATCACCGAAAAACTCCTGCTGTACGGAGGCGCCATCCAGGAAGCCGGCAGCGTCACCGCCAAGGAAGGCCGCAGCCACACCAAATCCGACTGGATGAGCATCGAGCAGCAGCGCGGCATCAGCATCTCCAGCAGCGCCCTGACCTTCGAATACCAGGGCCGGCACATCAACCTCCTCGACACCCCCGGCCACCAGGACTTCAGCGAGGACACCTACCGCACCCTGACCGCCGCCGACAGCGCCCTGATGGTCCTCGACGCCGCCCGCGGCGTGCAGACCCAGACCGAGAAACTCTTCGCGGTGTGCCGCAACCGCGGCATTCCCATCCTCACCTTCGTGAACAAGATGGACCGCCCCGCCCTGGACCCCTTCGACCTGCTCTCCCAGGTCGAGGACACCCTGAAGATCACCGCCGTGCCCCTCACCTGGCCCATCGGCGACGGCCCCGACTTCAAGGGCGTATACGACCTCCAGACCGGCCAGGTCCTCACCTTCGACCGCACCAGCGGCGGCAAACACCGCGCGCCCGTGCACACCGCCGGCCTGGCCGACCCCAAACTCGCCGAGATGGTCGGCCCCGACCTCGCCGCGAAACTCCGCGAGGACGTCGAACTCATCCAGGGCGCCATGCCCGAATTCGACCCCGCCGCCTTCCTCACCGGCGAACTCACCCCGGTCTTCTTCGGCAGCGCCATGAACAACTTCGGCGTGGAGCACTTCCTGAGCAACTTCGTGGACCTCGCCCCACCCCCCGGCCCGGTCGAGACGAACCTCGGCGAACGCGACCCCACCACGGGCTTCGCGGGCTTCATCTTCAAACTCCAGGCGAACATGAGCAAACAGCACCGCGACCGCACCGCCTACATGCGCGTCATGAGCGGCCACTTCGAACGCGGCATGGACGTCACCCACACCCGCACCGGCCGCAAACTCCGGCTCTCCCAGGCACACACCCTGTTCGCCCAGGACCGCGAGAAGGTCGAGGAAGCCTACCCCGGCGACATCGTGGGCCTCGTCAACCCCGGCGTGTTCCAGATCGGCGACGTGATCAGCGTGGACGGCAAACTCCAGCTGCCCGGCTTCCCCCGCTTCACCCCGGAGACGTTTGCCACCATCAGCCTCCGCGACGTCGGCAAACGCAAGGCCTTCATGAAAGGCCTCACCCAGCTCGCCGAGGAAGGCGTCGTGCAGGTCTTCTACCCCACCGACGGCGCCCGCGACCCCTACCTCGGCGCGGTCGGCCCCCTCCAGTTCGAGGTGTTCCAGGCCCGGCTCCAGGAAGAGTACGGCGTGGACGTCGACATGCACGTCACCAGCTACCAGCTCGTGCGCTGGCTCGCCGGGGACCCCACGAACGTCGCCCGCTTCGCCCGGCACGTCGAGGACGACCAGGGCCGCCCCGTCATGCTCTTCCGCAGCAAATACGACCTCGAATACACCGCCGAACAGCACCCCGAGATCGAATTCCTCCCCCTTCCCAAGGACCTCACCCGCGTCGGCTGA
- the lepB gene encoding signal peptidase I — protein sequence MTAPPPAPPAPVSPGRSFWRTWVLGALLPIYLLTTFLGTIARVDGDSMNPTLHNGDVLLLVKAPRWLHAWGLTPTGQPYPRRGDVLIFKAPEGSEYAYETEYGLRHRPYNIKRAVALPGDTVAITDGTLILNGRPLTEPYASEGFVQDQPPLTVPAGHVWVIGDNRQQGSSLDSRVYGPVSLRDVAGPANLRLWPRPGLVSR from the coding sequence GTGACCGCGCCCCCACCCGCCCCGCCCGCCCCCGTCAGCCCGGGGCGGTCCTTCTGGCGCACCTGGGTGCTGGGCGCGCTGCTGCCCATCTACCTGCTCACCACCTTCCTGGGCACCATCGCCCGCGTGGACGGCGACAGCATGAACCCCACCCTCCACAACGGCGACGTGCTGCTGCTCGTGAAGGCCCCCCGCTGGCTGCACGCCTGGGGCCTGACCCCCACCGGACAGCCCTACCCCCGGCGCGGCGACGTGCTGATCTTCAAGGCGCCCGAAGGCAGCGAGTACGCCTACGAGACCGAGTACGGCCTGCGTCACCGGCCCTACAACATCAAACGCGCCGTGGCGCTGCCCGGCGACACGGTCGCCATCACGGACGGCACCCTGATCCTCAACGGCCGCCCCCTCACCGAACCCTACGCCTCGGAAGGCTTCGTGCAGGACCAGCCGCCCCTGACCGTCCCGGCCGGGCACGTCTGGGTGATCGGCGACAACCGCCAGCAGGGCTCCAGCCTGGACAGCCGCGTGTACGGCCCGGTGTCCCTCAGGGACGTCGCCGGTCCCGCCAACCTGCGCCTGTGGCCCCGGCCGGGACTGGTCAGCCGCTGA
- a CDS encoding SIMPL domain-containing protein has protein sequence MTASGFRVSPAVVATTIASLAFLGTGALVARSFVDVKNASDVINVTGSARRSITSDQAVWRFTVQSTDGASLQTAYRNFRATQPAIEAFLKAQALTGAELRREPVNAGPQTYAVYEDVGGEAREVQRTRYVVSETYRLQSNDIGKVQRAVGEATAAFVDASTAGVDIQSGDIEYLYTKLADVRLELLKEASQDAQRRAQAIAQSAGNSVGAVKNARMGVFQITPRFETSVEDSGSYDTSSLEKDVTAVVEIDFLVK, from the coding sequence ATGACTGCTTCCGGTTTCCGCGTCTCCCCTGCTGTCGTCGCCACCACCATCGCCTCGCTGGCTTTTCTCGGTACGGGGGCGCTGGTGGCGCGGTCGTTCGTGGACGTGAAGAACGCATCGGACGTGATCAACGTGACCGGCAGTGCGCGGCGCAGCATCACGTCCGATCAGGCGGTGTGGCGCTTCACGGTGCAGAGCACGGACGGCGCCAGTCTGCAGACGGCGTACCGGAACTTCCGGGCGACGCAGCCGGCCATCGAGGCGTTCCTGAAGGCGCAGGCGCTGACGGGGGCGGAGTTGCGGCGCGAGCCGGTGAACGCGGGGCCGCAGACGTACGCGGTGTACGAGGACGTGGGCGGCGAGGCGCGGGAGGTGCAGCGGACGCGGTACGTGGTGTCCGAGACGTACCGGCTGCAGTCCAACGACATCGGGAAGGTGCAGCGGGCGGTGGGCGAGGCGACCGCGGCGTTCGTGGACGCCAGCACGGCGGGCGTGGACATCCAGAGCGGCGACATCGAGTACCTGTACACGAAGCTCGCGGACGTGCGATTGGAACTGCTGAAGGAGGCGAGTCAGGACGCGCAGCGCCGCGCGCAGGCGATCGCGCAGAGCGCCGGGAACAGCGTGGGGGCCGTGAAGAACGCCCGGATGGGCGTGTTCCAGATCACGCCGAGGTTCGAGACGAGCGTGGAGGACAGCGGCAGCTACGACACCAGCAGCCTGGAAAAGGACGTGACGGCCGTCGTCGAGATCGATTTTCTGGTGAAGTGA